A genomic region of Acidimicrobiales bacterium contains the following coding sequences:
- a CDS encoding winged helix-turn-helix domain-containing protein, with protein sequence MAIARYIRVHMAHLRRKLEPEPSRPRYILTEPGMGYRFVPSEGPPSGG encoded by the coding sequence CTGGCGATCGCCCGCTACATCCGGGTCCACATGGCCCACCTGCGCCGCAAGCTCGAACCCGAGCCCTCCCGGCCCCGCTACATCCTCACGGAGCCGGGCATGGGCTACCGGTTCGTCCCGTCCGAGGGCCCGCCGTCAGGGGGGTGA